One genomic region from Gemmatimonadaceae bacterium encodes:
- a CDS encoding DUF502 domain-containing protein — protein MRRLINYFIRGLAVTAPLALTLYVCWDVFHWVDQWLGLPIPGAGFAITVALITLIGVLASSLVARGAVSAMDRALQRLPFVRLVYGSTRDFLNAFVGEKRRFNKPVLLAIAPGDQVHMLGFVTAESVDVLGLTGYVAVYLPQSYGFSGNLLIVPSTRVRPLAADSADVLAFIVSGGVSGSLKSGQGKTRTDAAWT, from the coding sequence ATGCGGCGGCTGATCAACTATTTCATTCGCGGGTTGGCCGTCACGGCGCCGCTCGCGCTGACGCTGTACGTGTGCTGGGACGTGTTTCACTGGGTCGATCAATGGCTCGGGCTGCCGATCCCCGGCGCCGGCTTCGCGATCACCGTCGCGCTGATCACGCTCATCGGGGTGCTCGCCTCGAGCCTGGTGGCGCGCGGCGCGGTATCGGCGATGGATCGCGCGCTGCAGCGGCTGCCGTTCGTGCGTCTGGTGTACGGATCGACGCGGGACTTCCTCAACGCCTTCGTCGGCGAGAAACGGCGCTTCAACAAGCCGGTGCTCCTCGCCATCGCTCCCGGCGACCAGGTCCACATGCTCGGCTTCGTGACCGCCGAATCGGTCGACGTCCTCGGCCTAACGGGATACGTCGCGGTGTACCTGCCGCAGTCGTATGGGTTCTCGGGCAACCTGCTGATCGTGCCGTCGACGCGCGTTCGGCCGTTGGCCGCGGACAGCGCGGATGTCCTGGCGTTCATTGTGTCGGGGGGCGTGTCAGGCTCCCTTAAGAGCGGACAGGGAAAGACACGAACGGACGCGGCGTGGACTTAG